In one window of Palaemon carinicauda isolate YSFRI2023 chromosome 2, ASM3689809v2, whole genome shotgun sequence DNA:
- the LOC137624649 gene encoding TAR DNA-binding protein 43-like isoform X2 gives MVNMSCYIQVCEDENEEPIEIPTEEDGTLSLSTLVAQFPGACGLKYRHPESRGLRGVRLIDGRLHPPDEGWNFIFVCVFPKGEDRSCNYQMNEDMKSGCIDGVMKENKRKSDDHLESSMSKTKRMESKQRCSDLIVLGLPWKTTEKELREYFEPFGEVLMAQVKKDPKTGQSKGFGFIRFGSYDSQVRVLSQRHMIDGRLCDVKIPNSKEGMVQQVNSKVFIGRCTEDITADDLREYFSKFGEVTDVFIPKPFRAFAFVTFLDPEVAQTLCGEDHIVKGTSVHVSNAAPKGDPNRGPFGRGGRMDGRGYGQGGYGQGMNNGGGWNQGGNREMPNLAALGTSLGLGGPGQGGQGGGQNVNPLNMGALTMPMLAALSQASWGLLGNLQQQNQDGPQGQGGYNQGGQPNQGHPNNPPPGHGGGQGGWGSSSGGWGEGGQGGSWGQSQGRGGDKYNRYDM, from the exons ATGGTCAACATGAGTTGCTACATCCAAGTTTGTGAGGATGAGAATGAAGAACCCATTGAGATCCCCACCGAAGAAGATGGCACATTATCCCTGTCGACGCTCGTGGCGCAGTTTCCTGGGGCTTGCGGTCTGAAATATCGCCATCCCGAAAGCAGGGGATTACGGGGCGTGCGTTTGATTGATGGGCGCCTGCATCCTCCAGATGAAGGGTGGAACttcatctttgtgtgtgtgtttcccaaAG GTGAGGATAGATCATGCAATTACCAGATGAACGAGGATATGAAATCAGGCTGCATCGACGGAGTTATGAAAG AAAACAAAAGGAAGTCGGACGACCATCTCGAGAGCTCAATGTCCAAGACTAAACGTATGGAAAGCAAGCAACGTTGTTCAGACCTTATCGTTTTGGGTCTCCCGTGGAAAACCACAGAGAAAGAGCTCCGGGAATACTTTGAACCTTTCGGCGAAGTCTTGATGGCACAG gttAAGAAAGATCCAAAGACTGGCCAGAGCAAGGGATTTGGATTTATTAGATTTGGTAGCTACGATTCTCAAGTGAGAGTACTCTCCCAGAGGCACATGATTGATGGACGACTGTGTGATGTCAAGATCCCCAACTCTAAG GAAGGCATGGTGCAACAAGTCAATAGTAAAGTCTTCATCGGTCGTTGCACCGAAGACATAACTGCAGACGATCTCCGAGAATACTTCAGCAAGTTTGGTGAGGTCACCGATGTTTTTATTCCTAAGCCATTTAGGGCCTTTGCTTTTGTCACATTTTTAGATCCTGAAGTAGCACAGACCCTATGTGGGGAAGACCATATTGTCAAAGGAACATCCGTTCATGTGTCCAACGCTGCTCCAAAGGGGGATCCAAACCGCGGGCCATTTGGACGCGGTGGACGTATGGACGGACGAGGCTATGGTCAAGGTGGCTATGGGCAGGGCATGAACAATGGTGGTGGCTGGAATCAAGGGGGAAACCGGGAAATGCCTAACTTGGCTGCTTTGGGTACATCTCTGGGTTTGGGTGGTCCTGGACAGGGTGGACAAGGTGGTGGGCAGAATGTCAATCCTCTTAATATGGGAGCACTAACCATGCCCATGTTAGCTGCCCTTAGCCAAGCTAGCTGGGGTCTGTTAGGCAACTTGCAGCAACAGAATCAGGATGGTCCTCAAGGCCAGGGGGGTTACAATCAGGGAGGGCAGCCCAATCAGGGACATCCAAATAATCCCCCACCAGGCCATGGAGGTGGCCAAGGGGGTTGGGGATCTAGTTCTGGGGGATGGGGTGAGGGTGGCCAGGGTGGCTCATGGGGACAGTCTCAGGGTAGGGGAGGAGACAAGTACAACAGGTATGATATGTAA
- the LOC137624649 gene encoding TAR DNA-binding protein 43-like isoform X4 translates to MVNMSCYIQVCEDENEEPIEIPTEEDGTLSLSTLVAQFPGACGLKYRHPESRGLRGVRLIDGRLHPPDEGWNFIFVCVFPKENKRKSDDHLESSMSKTKRMESKQRCSDLIVLGLPWKTTEKELREYFEPFGEVLMAQVKKDPKTGQSKGFGFIRFGSYDSQVRVLSQRHMIDGRLCDVKIPNSKEGMVQQVNSKVFIGRCTEDITADDLREYFSKFGEVTDVFIPKPFRAFAFVTFLDPEVAQTLCGEDHIVKGTSVHVSNAAPKGDPNRGPFGRGGRMDGRGYGQGGYGQGMNNGGGWNQGGNREMPNLAALGTSLGLGGPGQGGQGGGQNVNPLNMGALTMPMLAALSQASWGLLGNLQQQNQDGPQGQGGYNQGGQPNQGHPNNPPPGHGGGQGGWGSSSGGWGEGGQGGSWGQSQGRGGDKYNRYDM, encoded by the exons ATGGTCAACATGAGTTGCTACATCCAAGTTTGTGAGGATGAGAATGAAGAACCCATTGAGATCCCCACCGAAGAAGATGGCACATTATCCCTGTCGACGCTCGTGGCGCAGTTTCCTGGGGCTTGCGGTCTGAAATATCGCCATCCCGAAAGCAGGGGATTACGGGGCGTGCGTTTGATTGATGGGCGCCTGCATCCTCCAGATGAAGGGTGGAACttcatctttgtgtgtgtgtttcccaaAG AAAACAAAAGGAAGTCGGACGACCATCTCGAGAGCTCAATGTCCAAGACTAAACGTATGGAAAGCAAGCAACGTTGTTCAGACCTTATCGTTTTGGGTCTCCCGTGGAAAACCACAGAGAAAGAGCTCCGGGAATACTTTGAACCTTTCGGCGAAGTCTTGATGGCACAG gttAAGAAAGATCCAAAGACTGGCCAGAGCAAGGGATTTGGATTTATTAGATTTGGTAGCTACGATTCTCAAGTGAGAGTACTCTCCCAGAGGCACATGATTGATGGACGACTGTGTGATGTCAAGATCCCCAACTCTAAG GAAGGCATGGTGCAACAAGTCAATAGTAAAGTCTTCATCGGTCGTTGCACCGAAGACATAACTGCAGACGATCTCCGAGAATACTTCAGCAAGTTTGGTGAGGTCACCGATGTTTTTATTCCTAAGCCATTTAGGGCCTTTGCTTTTGTCACATTTTTAGATCCTGAAGTAGCACAGACCCTATGTGGGGAAGACCATATTGTCAAAGGAACATCCGTTCATGTGTCCAACGCTGCTCCAAAGGGGGATCCAAACCGCGGGCCATTTGGACGCGGTGGACGTATGGACGGACGAGGCTATGGTCAAGGTGGCTATGGGCAGGGCATGAACAATGGTGGTGGCTGGAATCAAGGGGGAAACCGGGAAATGCCTAACTTGGCTGCTTTGGGTACATCTCTGGGTTTGGGTGGTCCTGGACAGGGTGGACAAGGTGGTGGGCAGAATGTCAATCCTCTTAATATGGGAGCACTAACCATGCCCATGTTAGCTGCCCTTAGCCAAGCTAGCTGGGGTCTGTTAGGCAACTTGCAGCAACAGAATCAGGATGGTCCTCAAGGCCAGGGGGGTTACAATCAGGGAGGGCAGCCCAATCAGGGACATCCAAATAATCCCCCACCAGGCCATGGAGGTGGCCAAGGGGGTTGGGGATCTAGTTCTGGGGGATGGGGTGAGGGTGGCCAGGGTGGCTCATGGGGACAGTCTCAGGGTAGGGGAGGAGACAAGTACAACAGGTATGATATGTAA
- the LOC137624649 gene encoding TAR DNA-binding protein 43-like isoform X1: protein MVNMSCYIQVCEDENEEPIEIPTEEDGTLSLSTLVAQFPGACGLKYRHPESRGLRGVRLIDGRLHPPDEGWNFIFVCVFPKGEDRSCNYQMNEDMKSGCIDGVMKENKRKSDDHLESSMSKTKRMESKQRCSDLIVLGLPWKTTEKELREYFEPFGEVLMAQVKKDPKTGQSKGFGFIRFGSYDSQVRVLSQRHMIDGRLCDVKIPNSKEMFIGFCHPQEGMVQQVNSKVFIGRCTEDITADDLREYFSKFGEVTDVFIPKPFRAFAFVTFLDPEVAQTLCGEDHIVKGTSVHVSNAAPKGDPNRGPFGRGGRMDGRGYGQGGYGQGMNNGGGWNQGGNREMPNLAALGTSLGLGGPGQGGQGGGQNVNPLNMGALTMPMLAALSQASWGLLGNLQQQNQDGPQGQGGYNQGGQPNQGHPNNPPPGHGGGQGGWGSSSGGWGEGGQGGSWGQSQGRGGDKYNRYDM from the exons ATGGTCAACATGAGTTGCTACATCCAAGTTTGTGAGGATGAGAATGAAGAACCCATTGAGATCCCCACCGAAGAAGATGGCACATTATCCCTGTCGACGCTCGTGGCGCAGTTTCCTGGGGCTTGCGGTCTGAAATATCGCCATCCCGAAAGCAGGGGATTACGGGGCGTGCGTTTGATTGATGGGCGCCTGCATCCTCCAGATGAAGGGTGGAACttcatctttgtgtgtgtgtttcccaaAG GTGAGGATAGATCATGCAATTACCAGATGAACGAGGATATGAAATCAGGCTGCATCGACGGAGTTATGAAAG AAAACAAAAGGAAGTCGGACGACCATCTCGAGAGCTCAATGTCCAAGACTAAACGTATGGAAAGCAAGCAACGTTGTTCAGACCTTATCGTTTTGGGTCTCCCGTGGAAAACCACAGAGAAAGAGCTCCGGGAATACTTTGAACCTTTCGGCGAAGTCTTGATGGCACAG gttAAGAAAGATCCAAAGACTGGCCAGAGCAAGGGATTTGGATTTATTAGATTTGGTAGCTACGATTCTCAAGTGAGAGTACTCTCCCAGAGGCACATGATTGATGGACGACTGTGTGATGTCAAGATCCCCAACTCTAAG gAAATGTTTATTGGATTTTGTCATCCACAGGAAGGCATGGTGCAACAAGTCAATAGTAAAGTCTTCATCGGTCGTTGCACCGAAGACATAACTGCAGACGATCTCCGAGAATACTTCAGCAAGTTTGGTGAGGTCACCGATGTTTTTATTCCTAAGCCATTTAGGGCCTTTGCTTTTGTCACATTTTTAGATCCTGAAGTAGCACAGACCCTATGTGGGGAAGACCATATTGTCAAAGGAACATCCGTTCATGTGTCCAACGCTGCTCCAAAGGGGGATCCAAACCGCGGGCCATTTGGACGCGGTGGACGTATGGACGGACGAGGCTATGGTCAAGGTGGCTATGGGCAGGGCATGAACAATGGTGGTGGCTGGAATCAAGGGGGAAACCGGGAAATGCCTAACTTGGCTGCTTTGGGTACATCTCTGGGTTTGGGTGGTCCTGGACAGGGTGGACAAGGTGGTGGGCAGAATGTCAATCCTCTTAATATGGGAGCACTAACCATGCCCATGTTAGCTGCCCTTAGCCAAGCTAGCTGGGGTCTGTTAGGCAACTTGCAGCAACAGAATCAGGATGGTCCTCAAGGCCAGGGGGGTTACAATCAGGGAGGGCAGCCCAATCAGGGACATCCAAATAATCCCCCACCAGGCCATGGAGGTGGCCAAGGGGGTTGGGGATCTAGTTCTGGGGGATGGGGTGAGGGTGGCCAGGGTGGCTCATGGGGACAGTCTCAGGGTAGGGGAGGAGACAAGTACAACAGGTATGATATGTAA
- the LOC137624649 gene encoding TAR DNA-binding protein 43-like isoform X3: MVNMSCYIQVCEDENEEPIEIPTEEDGTLSLSTLVAQFPGACGLKYRHPESRGLRGVRLIDGRLHPPDEGWNFIFVCVFPKENKRKSDDHLESSMSKTKRMESKQRCSDLIVLGLPWKTTEKELREYFEPFGEVLMAQVKKDPKTGQSKGFGFIRFGSYDSQVRVLSQRHMIDGRLCDVKIPNSKEMFIGFCHPQEGMVQQVNSKVFIGRCTEDITADDLREYFSKFGEVTDVFIPKPFRAFAFVTFLDPEVAQTLCGEDHIVKGTSVHVSNAAPKGDPNRGPFGRGGRMDGRGYGQGGYGQGMNNGGGWNQGGNREMPNLAALGTSLGLGGPGQGGQGGGQNVNPLNMGALTMPMLAALSQASWGLLGNLQQQNQDGPQGQGGYNQGGQPNQGHPNNPPPGHGGGQGGWGSSSGGWGEGGQGGSWGQSQGRGGDKYNRYDM, translated from the exons ATGGTCAACATGAGTTGCTACATCCAAGTTTGTGAGGATGAGAATGAAGAACCCATTGAGATCCCCACCGAAGAAGATGGCACATTATCCCTGTCGACGCTCGTGGCGCAGTTTCCTGGGGCTTGCGGTCTGAAATATCGCCATCCCGAAAGCAGGGGATTACGGGGCGTGCGTTTGATTGATGGGCGCCTGCATCCTCCAGATGAAGGGTGGAACttcatctttgtgtgtgtgtttcccaaAG AAAACAAAAGGAAGTCGGACGACCATCTCGAGAGCTCAATGTCCAAGACTAAACGTATGGAAAGCAAGCAACGTTGTTCAGACCTTATCGTTTTGGGTCTCCCGTGGAAAACCACAGAGAAAGAGCTCCGGGAATACTTTGAACCTTTCGGCGAAGTCTTGATGGCACAG gttAAGAAAGATCCAAAGACTGGCCAGAGCAAGGGATTTGGATTTATTAGATTTGGTAGCTACGATTCTCAAGTGAGAGTACTCTCCCAGAGGCACATGATTGATGGACGACTGTGTGATGTCAAGATCCCCAACTCTAAG gAAATGTTTATTGGATTTTGTCATCCACAGGAAGGCATGGTGCAACAAGTCAATAGTAAAGTCTTCATCGGTCGTTGCACCGAAGACATAACTGCAGACGATCTCCGAGAATACTTCAGCAAGTTTGGTGAGGTCACCGATGTTTTTATTCCTAAGCCATTTAGGGCCTTTGCTTTTGTCACATTTTTAGATCCTGAAGTAGCACAGACCCTATGTGGGGAAGACCATATTGTCAAAGGAACATCCGTTCATGTGTCCAACGCTGCTCCAAAGGGGGATCCAAACCGCGGGCCATTTGGACGCGGTGGACGTATGGACGGACGAGGCTATGGTCAAGGTGGCTATGGGCAGGGCATGAACAATGGTGGTGGCTGGAATCAAGGGGGAAACCGGGAAATGCCTAACTTGGCTGCTTTGGGTACATCTCTGGGTTTGGGTGGTCCTGGACAGGGTGGACAAGGTGGTGGGCAGAATGTCAATCCTCTTAATATGGGAGCACTAACCATGCCCATGTTAGCTGCCCTTAGCCAAGCTAGCTGGGGTCTGTTAGGCAACTTGCAGCAACAGAATCAGGATGGTCCTCAAGGCCAGGGGGGTTACAATCAGGGAGGGCAGCCCAATCAGGGACATCCAAATAATCCCCCACCAGGCCATGGAGGTGGCCAAGGGGGTTGGGGATCTAGTTCTGGGGGATGGGGTGAGGGTGGCCAGGGTGGCTCATGGGGACAGTCTCAGGGTAGGGGAGGAGACAAGTACAACAGGTATGATATGTAA